The stretch of DNA TCATACAAGGAGCGACGGAAATAGGATATCAGGGTGATATGTTTGGGATTGGCCGAAAGCTTTTTTTCCATGGGGGTTAACATATCCTGAATATTTACGAAGATTTCCTCCCCTTGGATAAAGACCTGAATCTTCCTGGGGCCCTTCCCGGTCCATTTCTTCAAAATCGCCGCCGTTTTCTTTTCCAGCTGTTTTTCCAGGGCGACCTTTTCCTCCTTTATGCTCCATACAGGTCCCTTCAGCTGTTTTCGCCGGCGTTCTTCCCACAGTTTCTCCCCGATGGTTCCGATCACCTCCATTAAGGCTTCCGGATCCATGGGTTTTACCACATATTTAACCACCCCTAAGTCCATGGCTTCTAAAATCCCCTCGCTGTCCGACAGCGCCGAGGTGATGATCACCGGAATCTCCAGGCCCTTTTCCCGAATTTCCTCCACCATTTTCATCCCGTCCATCAAGGGCATTTTAAGGTCGGTGATGATGAGGTCGATGGACTCCCGTTCCAGTTTTTTTAACCCTTCGATTCCGTTTTCCGCGGTGGATACCTTGCCCAGCCGCCTTTTTAAAAAACGGGTTAGCTCGATTCGGGTTTCCGGATCATCCTCGATGTACAGTAGGGATAGGTTCGGCAAAACCCCTTCCCTGGGACGGTCTTTTTCCTGATTCATTGGCCTTACCCTCCTTTGGGGATTTCAATGATTACCTGAAATCCTTTTTCCGTGTTTTCTGCCCCGATGGTTCCCCATAAATGGTCCTCCACAATGGTTTTGGTAATATACATTCCTAAACCGGTTCCATATTTCTTTTCCTTGGTGGTAAAGTAGCGTTCAAAAATCCTTGGGAGGTCCTCTTCGGACACGCCGCTGCCCCAGTCTCTGATAAGAATTTTCACCGTGTCTTTGTAGTCCAAAATTTCGATCAGGATCCGTCGATGCTCCTTTTCTTCCCCTTCCACGGAATCCAAGGCATTGTGCACCAGATTAAACATCCCCTGGGAAAAATAGTTCCCATAGCCCCTGACTAAAAACCCTGCTTCCCCGGTTTTCTCCTCCATTACCTCTTCTTTGATCTCCAGGGTGATATCCCTTAGACGAATAGGGTCTTTTAACAATTCCACCGTGGAGCGGATCAGCCGCCGAACATCAAAAATCTCCTTTTTCTTCTGGGGCTTGAAAAAGTACCGAAAATCATCAATGGTTTCCGACATTTTATAAATCAAAGTTCGGGACCGCCTTCTAAACTCCTCCATCTCTTCACCCTTGAGCTCCCCATCCTGATGGGCCTCGGCTACATTGGTAATCATCAAATTCAGTTGATTTAAGGGTTGCCGCCATTGATGGGCAATGTGGCCGATCATCTCCCCCATGGCCGCCAGGCGGGACTGATAGAGAATGATGCCCTCCTGCCGTTGATTTTCCTTTACCGCTTCCTCCACCAGGACCTGAAGTTTATCCATGGTTTTTTTAGAGGTAATATAATATACGAAGAATAAAACCGTTGCCAGGCCCAAGCCCAGGGATATGGCCAGGAGTATACGGATGACCCGCTGTCTTTGAGCTTCCAGGATACCCCGGTAGTCGAAGATAAAGTTCTGAAAATCCCTTTCTTCCTCCAAAACCTCCAGCTCCACTAAAATCTCCTCCATCTCTTCCCAGCGATGGGGGTTGATGTTTCCCAGGGACACCACGGGATACAGACTGTACTCCAGCACCTGTTCTTTTTGAAATTCATTATAGCCCCGGTACTCTTCCCGCGACATCCTTTCGGGATCATGAAACTCCCCCAGGAGTTTGTCTATGATTTCCTCGGGGTTTTCCAGAGCGTACTGCCATCCTTTTAGGCTGGCCTCTTTAAAATCATGGACCCTTTCCGGATTTTTAAGTGCATACTCCCGGTTGGTAAACAAACTGTCCCCATAAAAATCGATGCCGTAATCAATGGGTCGTACCCTTCGAAGCTCTACCCCCTGAAGCTCTCCTTCGTAGGGGATGGTTCCTAAGTACCCGGGGATCACATCAAAGTTCCCCTCGGTGAGATCCTCAATGGAAAAATCATAGTCCC from Isachenkonia alkalipeptolytica encodes:
- a CDS encoding Na-translocating system protein MpsC family protein produces the protein MNQEKDRPREGVLPNLSLLYIEDDPETRIELTRFLKRRLGKVSTAENGIEGLKKLERESIDLIITDLKMPLMDGMKMVEEIREKGLEIPVIITSALSDSEGILEAMDLGVVKYVVKPMDPEALMEVIGTIGEKLWEERRRKQLKGPVWSIKEEKVALEKQLEKKTAAILKKWTGKGPRKIQVFIQGEEIFVNIQDMLTPMEKKLSANPKHITLISYFRRSLYEELKKELEEHFAGVLSLPCQLTKVEQDIREDREYLVFTVE
- a CDS encoding ABC transporter substrate-binding protein yields the protein MKKDKGRNPSKKRGIPSPGKKRVILSLFFWMVTALTCSYGEEEVTLQLRWDHQFQFAGYYAALWEGYYEEAGFDVRIVSGFDESREVLSAPKEVGEGRADFGIGASDILTYREQGYDFTVVASIFQRSPVEFYMKADTPYQSLVDFMDLKVGRRENDLLDIELRAMLIQEGMDPERLPKISGDYDFSIEDLTEGNFDVIPGYLGTIPYEGELQGVELRRVRPIDYGIDFYGDSLFTNREYALKNPERVHDFKEASLKGWQYALENPEEIIDKLLGEFHDPERMSREEYRGYNEFQKEQVLEYSLYPVVSLGNINPHRWEEMEEILVELEVLEEERDFQNFIFDYRGILEAQRQRVIRILLAISLGLGLATVLFFVYYITSKKTMDKLQVLVEEAVKENQRQEGIILYQSRLAAMGEMIGHIAHQWRQPLNQLNLMITNVAEAHQDGELKGEEMEEFRRRSRTLIYKMSETIDDFRYFFKPQKKKEIFDVRRLIRSTVELLKDPIRLRDITLEIKEEVMEEKTGEAGFLVRGYGNYFSQGMFNLVHNALDSVEGEEKEHRRILIEILDYKDTVKILIRDWGSGVSEEDLPRIFERYFTTKEKKYGTGLGMYITKTIVEDHLWGTIGAENTEKGFQVIIEIPKGG